In Paenibacillus sp. J23TS9, a single genomic region encodes these proteins:
- a CDS encoding VOC family protein, which yields MIVILQQANSHEDVRPNAPSKKRSDYPTEWEGPEYGWDTFIHVGWNDIDKLTEEIRNKGGLFPNEPVSGSHGNWEFKNVYIQDPDKYTIVLGAMKEIIG from the coding sequence ATGATTGTTATCTTGCAACAAGCAAATTCCCATGAAGATGTTAGACCAAATGCTCCTTCAAAGAAACGATCTGATTATCCAACTGAATGGGAAGGACCAGAATATGGATGGGATACATTTATACATGTTGGTTGGAATGATATTGACAAATTAACTGAAGAAATTCGAAATAAGGGTGGACTTTTTCCTAATGAGCCGGTAAGTGGTTCTCACGGCAATTGGGAATTCAAAAACGTTTATATACAAGATCCAGATAAATACACTATCGTGTTGGGTGCTATGAAGGAAATAATAGGATAG